GCAACGTCAGGGTCGTGGGTTCAGCTGCTCCTGGGGTCACCCATGTGAAAATGCATTCTTTCACTGATGAAAGTCGCTTTGGACAGAAGTGTCTGCTGAATAGCAAATACCATGTTATAATTCATATGAACACTGCAGTGATAAATATGGGGAATTCAAGCTATCTTACACCTCGAATACAGAGGAAATGAGGCAGTGAACTATAGGGAAGATTATAGGTCAACTTTTATGGTTGAATGAGGGAAATATATCATTAATACATTTATAATCAATTATAAATGTTCTGGCAATTTCATTTTCTTTAAGAGTGACTATTTAACGACACTGTAATATGTATCTATTAATATCATATCCATCAAACTATGTGATTGTTATCTATTTTCTTAACTCATTTGTTTGCATCTATACACAGTAGTTAACTGGCATGTGAAACCAAAATGAAAGCTGTTGGTATAGatttatattatttttatttttatctaTAGCATTAAAAATGAACTTTTAAAAATGAAAATTGTATTTTTACCTATAGCATTAAACATGAACTCAAGCAAAAGAACACTTTTACTGAACATGTTTCACTAAATACCTGGTGTGTTTTGAAATGTGTAAAACAGACCATTGTATACTGCTTTGAAAAGCTCAGTTGTATTGACTTCTAAATGGAAAAACCCATTCTAAAGTCTTCTAGGGACCCAGTCACATGGAAATGTAGGGAAAGCACTTCAGCACTCTACAGGCCTCTATACTGTGTTGCTGGGTCAGGGGTTTACACAATGGGACACACAGATTCTTTGGGTTAGGTCAGGTATAAAAGTAAGTGTTAAAACAGGCAGGACACCAGTAAAGCAGCAGCACAGCTCAAAGAAACAACCGCAACCATGATGGGCAAGGTAGGCAGAGTGTTTCATCCTATAATTTTAAGTTGTACGTTTAATGCTTGACTAATGGCTGGTTAAGGAAATCATAATTGCAATAGCTTTCAAAATGTTTATTTGCTAATAATATCTCCATGTATTTTATTGTTGTGTTTTCAGATCATCTTCTACGAGGACAAGAACTTCCAGGGTCGTTCCTATGAGACCAGCCAGGACTGCCCCGACATGTCCTCCTACCTGAGCAGGTGCCACTCCTGCAGGGTTGAGAGCGGCAACTTCATGGTGTACGATCGCCCCAACTACATGGGAAACCAGTATTTCATGAAGAGGGGAGAGTACTCTGACTACCAGAGTATGATGGGAATGAATGACTGCATCAGGTCCAGCCGCATGATCCCCATGGTTGGTTGAAAATAGAATAATCTTGTTATTGAAAATAAAACTCTCCTATTACACAAGTTTAACATATAATTTCTCTGATCAATGAAACCTGTTTTTTCCTCCTAACAGCACCGTGGAAATTACAAGATGAGGATCTACGAGAGGGAGAACTTCGGAGGTCAGATGCACGAGATGATGGACGACTGTGACTCCATCCAGGAGCGTTACCGTATGTCAGACTGCCAGTCCTGCAACGTGATGGACGGCCACTGGCTGATGTACGAGCAGCCCCACTTCAGAGGCAGGCAGATGTACATGAGGCCTGGAGAGTACAGGAGCTTCAAGGATATGGGCATGGGAATGGGAGGCATGGGCAGCATGAGTGGCATGAGGTTCATGAGCATGAGGCGTATCATGGACAACATGTCTATGTAAATTCCTCAAATGTATGAAAATTGTTGAATAAATTGTTTTCAAATTCTATAACTGCTAAATTGTCTTCTTTTGTGATTATTACACTCAGAGCACTCCATGTTTAAGCCTTTCACTATTTCACTCCCTACATCTTTAACATTTCAAAGTTTATGTGTACTGTAGACATGAATGTGTACAATAGATGAATGCTGTATGTAAAATAATATCCAGTGATATCTCAGATCTTTACATGCTATTTTGCGATGCACAATTTTAAGGATTTTCAAAGAAACTTTCAAAATCAAAATAACAGACTAAAACAATGATTATAGGGTGAGAGGAACAGTGGCAacaattcatttgcatttttttTGTTTACAAAATCGTATATCTATGAAACCAGTCAAGGTGTAATTACACATATCGCAAACAAGTATAAAAGTTGTAAGTACTATGTATCAATGTGTAGCTACAgtgcctagtgaaagtctacacatccCTTGCAAAACCTTATAATGTAATCCAAAAATATAATTATATTAGATGTTTGTCCTACTGAAgtacacaacctactccacatgTTCAAAGTAAGACAAAAATTATAGAATATTTTCCAAATTAATTCCAAATTAATTGttctattttattttgtattaggAACATTTTCTATAATTTTTCTTTCATTTTGAAAAAGAGAAGGTTGTGTAGATTGGTAGGAAAAATATAAAATGCATGTATTTAGCTACACATTTAGGTACACACTTAGGTGCAGTAGGTACAGTACACATTAGGTACACATTTATGTACAGTACACATTTAGGTCTACATTTAGGTACAATACACATTTACAGTAggtacaactgcgacctggccaagataaagcaaagcagtgcaacacaaacaacaacacagagttacacatggaataaacaaacatacagtcaataatacaatagaaaaagtctatatacagtgtgtacaaatgaggtaggataatggcagaaaggcaataaataggccatagtggcgcaattattacattatgacaaattaaacactggggtgatagatgtgcagaagatgagtgtacaagtagagatactggggtgcaaaggagcaaaataaataaaatagataaCAGAATGGGGATGacgtagttggatgggctaattacaggtgggctatgtacaggtgcagtgatctgttagctgccctgacagctggtgcttaaagctagtgagggagatattagtctccagcttcagagatttctgcagttcgttccagtcattggcagcagggaactggaaggaaaggcggccgaaggagAAATTTtgatttgggggtgaccagtgaagtatacctgctggagcgcgtgctacgggtgggtgctgctatggtgagataaggcagggctttatctagcagagacttgtagatgacctggagccagtgggtttggcgacgaatatgaagcgagggccagccaacgagagcatacaggtcgcagtggtgggaagtatatgggactttggtgacaaaacagatggcactgtgatagactgcatccaatttgttgagtagagtgttggaggcta
Above is a genomic segment from Oncorhynchus nerka isolate Pitt River linkage group LG1, Oner_Uvic_2.0, whole genome shotgun sequence containing:
- the LOC115116600 gene encoding gamma-crystallin M3-like; the protein is MMGKIIFYEDKNFQGRSYETSQDCPDMSSYLSRCHSCRVESGNFMVYDRPNYMGNQYFMKRGEYSDYQSMMGMNDCIRSSRMIPMHRGNYKMRIYERENFGGQMHEMMDDCDSIQERYRMSDCQSCNVMDGHWLMYEQPHFRGRQMYMRPGEYRSFKDMGMGMGGMGSMSGMRFMSMRRIMDNMSM